In Pyrus communis chromosome 15, drPyrComm1.1, whole genome shotgun sequence, the genomic stretch ACCATCGAAGTATAAAGTAAAAGACATGTACACCAACTCTACTACccaaaatcacaccaaacataACAATTGCACATATTTACATAAGTAGCACATATTATGTTGGATATTTTACCAGAAACCAATCATTTGTGTTAGTGCTCAACACTGTCTCCACCATCCGAGCCTATTGaacatacttctagaggagatACGACTGCAAATGAATATGTTgcaatataaattttttaattaaactttcaCACCAATACAATCCCAACAGTATGGAAACACTACTTCAACAACAGGTTTTATGGACTTACATCGGTTGATAACCCTTCCTTGTCAATGAGGCATCTCCAAAAGTTTGTGTCTTCAACCGTCATATTCTCCAACTGGGCAACATGACTAACAAtgtaacaaacaaaaaaacaaatttaccGTCATCATTCTAGTCGTTTACTGCATATAAATTCCAAATCACCATAAGCAAAACACAATGATCACTTGTTACCGGCATTCTTCAATCTATGAAATTGATAGAAATATTGAAGTGCCTCGACCATACAAGCTGAGTCAATTGCTTTAAAtgtcgctcccctttgcagaacaCGCTTCATTAGCTCACCGTCTTGGAGTTTTTCACACTTTGTCACGTCAAATGTCAATTTCATGTGACACACCACTTTTGTCTTCTTATTTGCCCCTGTTTGGTGCCCCCAGTCTTTGCTGCCACCCTAGTGTACCAGACTTTCCTTTTCGTTCCAACATGCTTACCTTCAGGTATGTAAATAACAACATCATCATGATCAGACTTTGGACTTCTGTGCGGTCGTGCACTATCCTTTCTCCGACCTGTGCAAGCACCTTTTCGCACACATCTCTAGGACATTCCTAATTAACAGTCTCTACAAGGTCTTGAAAACCCACTTCATTCACACCTCTCATAACCTCATTCCCTCTTAATCCTTTGGCTTCCCCCACTTTGCCTTCTTCACCTTCTTTTTGACCACCCACAGATTCTTCTTTCCTTTCATGGACACCATTTCATACAGCGCCGCAGCTTTGACcaccatctttttcttcttttacctTTTCTTTACCTACTTTTTTcccctcatcatcatcatcatcatctacttcttcttcttcttcttgttttcctTACTCtttctcatcatcttcttcttcttgtttttcctCATCTTAACTttctgttcatcttcttcttttcccttAACTTCCCTCCTGAATGCCTTCACCTTCTTTGTCAACTCTTCCACATTCTTCAACACATTTCtctgaaaaatatttttctcgTGGGCCAAATGCCCATTGCCACCTTCAACTCCTTAATTTGTGACTTTAAGCTAGCCGACATCATTTGTATTCGGAGTTAGGGTTTTTGGCATCATGACATCAACATCATCGCCCCATGTCTAATAGCCTGAGTTCTTCTTCGCTTTAGTGGGAACTATATCCCGAATCCCCATGGCCTGCCATTTATCGTCAGTCATCAAAATTACATTTCCCTAAACAAGCTTTCATAAACATACAAAAAGGTTCATCATTCTTCACACATATATTCAAATATCTTCACAAGTCCTCATAAGTTAATAACTTTTCAAATAAGGTCATATATCTCTGCTCTTAACTATGtacatttctcaaaacatgtATTCATAAACACTCATAAATGTTCATCAGACTTCAAACAGATATTAAAATAGCTCCATAATACTTCATAAGTTCATAACTTTTGAAATAAGGGCATGTCTCTCGGCTCTGAGTTATGTACATATGATCCTGTTCATGGATCGGTTGTTTATTCGTTGTTGACCACCTAAGAATTCTTAGGATGGCTGCCGGATCAGTCATCTTGCAATAGCGTAGTGGCTTCTCCAGTTGCATAATTTTTTAGTATGCCCACACATGCACGTACACTAATTACGTACACTGAATTAGTGCTCATCACAATCACAGCAATTTGACCCTTATTAGTACTCAATCAAACCAACAAGTTATAATTGAAAGGCATAACTAAACCCTTTGCAGCCCCATCTGGATCTCTGCCTCATCTTACTTCCTTTCGCTTATTCCTCTTcatcctcctcatcctcctcatgtccttttgcatctccattcCCTCTTCATCTCCCTTTCCTAGGAGTAGCAAAATAAAGGTTGTCATGTAGCTGTTCACACAATATCACACCCCAAGAATAAGTGTTGAACTTATCCTTGTCCTATACGAGGTCCAAGTACTCTAGGTTCACACTCACATTACTCTTTGCCCTTATCAACACACCATTGGCGAAGTAAACCAACCTCATCTTCAAtgcatcatcctcatcctcgcATTGTTTAAACGCCGTTTCAAGCTCGACACATGTCACTGAAACTTTTTTCGTAGCTTTCTTGGGGGTGGTCTTCACTCTACCTCTCTTCTTCACAACCTTACCCTTACCCTTACCTTTACCCTTACAACTCTATTTAACAAAACCAAACTTTTGAGGAAAATACTTAGTCAATAGCCTAATGTTGGAAGGCTCAACCTCTAGATTATAGGGTTCATAACAACGAAGTCCCGTAATGAGGCAAAAGTCCTTCTTCGTGAACTGGGTGACCTCACAGCCTATTAAATATGTGAGTCCCTCTATGTCCTTCACCCTCTGATTTGCCCCTCTACAGATAGACAATTCGTGCACCAGCTGCCCACTAAAGGCTAATCTATCGACACTCTCTAAGTGTCCAAAGCATGAAGCCCTAAATTCAAAAAGATATGCATCATTAAACTTGTGACGCAACACTCCTAGGACATGACTAGCTTGAGAAAGGTTGTCAACCCTTCCTCTATAAGATTCTTCCTGTTTTGTTGTGATTTCAACCCTCTGATTTGCCATCTCCTATACATATAACAATACAACCATTCATCACAACCAAACTGAAAAACAATACCCCAATAACAACCAAATACAACAATGTTTATCCTTGACACAAACTGTCAACAAATTATCATATCTATACATCTATTTGACACATCTTGTAAACAAATTCTCATAGCTATACATCTACTATGAACTTACTTTCATGagttaagaaataaaaaattaattcataaaattaacaaagattCTTCGACAAAAATCATTCCCAAGTGAACAATATAAActcaacaaaacaaattgaagcACATATATCTTGCACACAACCTATCAACCACAGTTCATAAACTTACATCTCACTAAATTTTTCGATGACTTCCACATCAACTAATTTCATCAACCTAGTTGCATAATTAACCATAGACCCTAAAAAATATACACAATTTTACATACataacaaaattattttctagggatcaaaatttccaaactcaccaaatttcaaatttagtttCTGGAATCAAGTTTGTTGTCGACTTTCATAGAAACAACCACTTTGTTGTGGGAAGGAAGGGGAGAGTTTAATTTCCTATTTTTTAAATTCTCGCGGGTACCGTTTTGATTAACTTATGGGTCTTTCTCAACCCAGTTTCACACTAAGTCCTTTCTGATGGATTTGTTTTCAAGCACTCAAATTTAATCATACGGTCCCCATTCCGTCCGCCCACACCGTCTGCAAAGCTCTGTCTGCACCTTAGCATTGTTCCTATCCTGATTGAAATATAGGGTCGATCTAACGAGCTAGAGAAAATCCATCAAGTCTAAGCGCTTATTATAGGCCTATTACTATCGACCTTTCTTTTTCAAGGAATGCTAAGGGATCATCTAAAAATGGGGCTCTTTATAAGCTCTCGATcatctcacagtttaacgtcaatttctatgttaacattattaaattttgtgCCAAAAGCATGAGGTGGCTGAGAACCCATGTAAAGTCACACTTTTGAGAAAGttcccttagcatttctcttctttttatatTGGTAAAGAGAATATCAACGATCATTACAATGATATACAAGATAGTAAATGTTACCACCACTTAAAgttgatgagcaaaaatgcaccctaAATATTTGCTTATCATTCATGCATGATATCACCAATCTCATACATTGGATTTCTTTTTCCCATTTATATCCCAACCCAATCTTGTAGCGGTGAATCTTTAGCAGGGTGTGACATAGCACAACTCTCTCACAGGGATGAGATCAACGTGAGATTGAGCGAGGCCAAGTATATTAACTAGACCATCCATGTGATCATGTAGTTTAACTAGCAAttctggaaagaaaaaaaaaacttaatttaaattttagaaaaaagaaattaaaaaaaaaaattgcataaagTAGGACAGTGTGGATGGATGCTCTAACGTGTAATTATATCATGGCGTGTCTACTCGCGCCACTTCGTCCCACCTCACTTTCACTTTCATTCCCTCGAATCAGATTTGGGGCCAAACCTCCATCCAACGCGGCCCCCGCCCCGATTCGACTCATCCGAAATTCGATGAGTCAACCAGCCGCCGAGGCCAATCCGGACATCCCAAAGTCCGACACCCCGGACGTCCTGGTTCAGTACGTCGTGCTCCGGCGAGACCTAATCGATACGTGGCCGACGGGCAGCGTGGTCACACAGGGCTGCCATGCCTCCGTATCCGCCATTTGGTCCCACAAAGACGACCCCATCACCCTCCAGTACTGCAGCCCAGAAAACATCGATTCTATGCATAAGGTaaatccaaaagcttgaaaaaaaaaaattggatttttgTAGGGTTTAACAGTTTtagatttctgggttttggttaCGAATGTGGAATGAAGGTGTGATTCTTAGtagttttgatttttattttatcgaAGCGATATTCTAATTTAATCTAAACTAGCTCGAAGCCGTATTCTAATCTAATATAAACTGAGCAGAAGGGGTTCGAACTTTGAGGTTAATGTTACATGTCTTCATTTTTTAGAATGGTTTTAAGCCTATACCATGAATTTTGTCCACTTGGGCCCACAAAATGTATGAAATTCTTTGTGTTACAGCATAAAGTTACAGTCTTTACAGAGTTAAATATGTAGGAAACAGTAGGTAATACGAGGTTGCATAGTTTAAAGTTTATGTTCGTTCAATTGGGTCACTGAGATTTCTGCCAAatttttgttgttagtttacTGGGAGTTTTCTTGTGAATCAGTTAACTGGGTTTTGAGAATTTACTTCTTTGCTGTTGTAATTTTGATTACAATGTCGTTGTGAACTTTTGCAGGTTACCCTTGAGGTGAAGGGAGAACCCCAGATAGTGAATTTGTCAGAGAAGCTCAAATCAGGTGGCATAGCACACAAGCTCTGGATTGAACAACCCGAAAACTTCCCAACTTGTCTCGCCACAAAGCCGTACCCGAAATCCATGGTATCCGCatattttaaaaagttgaaacTCTGTAAGTGATGTTATTGTCATCCTCATTAGTGCACAGCCATGAATTGATTTGTGCACGACTTTCAAGCATAATGTGTTCGTTTATGAATTGGCTCTTAATCCTTTTCAGTTTTGCTTCCCCTTTATGTTGAATGTGTTAGAATACAGTTGATTAGCAGTCTGATGTCACAGTGTTCCTTCGTGTTATTTAGCGCAACAAGTACCCAAGATTTTTGTTTTATACAAAGAAAGTAAATTTGGCCTACGTGTTTAGATATAATCCTAAATGCAGTCTGGGCTATACCATGGGACTCTGTTTCGTGTTTGCCCTTATGATTTAGCAATTTGAAACTTTAGAGGAATGAACTTAGGAAGAACAGATTTCTCCCTTATGAGCTTGGATATCACTCTTTGGTCCATAACATTCAACGATTTGAAGACTTTAGACAGACATCTCTCCGCCGGCTTTAGTTGCCATGAAACTGGGGTTGTAGATAACTAAGACACATACCATTCTTAATTGGTTAAGAAGTAAAATCTAGAGGGTTCAGTTCGGAAATTTAGAAAGAACACAAGAACAATGCATGTATATGTAAACAGAGTCTGTCATTTTGTTGTTTCAGTAACAATAAAATGTCACGCTTTATATTttgttatacatacaaaatctCAAACTGCAATCTCTCTACATATCATGTGAGTTTATCATTGCACGACCAATTTTCTAGTACACAAGCTGCAGTAGAACTTGCGCTTGGTCCTCCAATACAGCGGAAGGAAGCAAAACCTCCAGTTGCTCTCAACATCCATGGCTTCACCATTCCTCCACAGCAAGAGCATGCTCCCGGCGCCGGTTGCCTCAACAGCACCCTCTCTTCTTCATACACGAACACCAAACACATGATCGAATATCCTTCTTCCTATCTCAAGCCTTTCTAGGGCTTCCGGCTTCGCTTGCTCATCTGCCTGTCTGCccttctttatttctttcctGTCTTGGGTTTCTGCTTCGAGATTTGTTCGCAGTGGTCGGAAAATGAAACTGTTGTTTGCTGGCATACAAGGTGCAAGGCAATTCCTATTTATACAGAGAGATAGGGAACTTCCTGGAAAACGTAGCTTAATCTGGAAGCTTGGAATGCAGGTCCAAATGGTTATGCAAAAACCGCGTATCTAGAAGATTCCAAACCCCAGAGGTGACGAACAATTTACATACGGTAAGAACTTTATGTTATATCTATCTATCTAGATATGTACGCGTTGATTCTTTCCTTCTTCTGCATCCCTTATTTTCCTCAATGCGGGTCGACAATTGTGACTTCCTTTTAATGACACTagcgaaaaagaaaataaagcatCAGGAAATGCTAGAATTGGTCGCGCATGGCTAAACTCGACTGATTGTAGCGCTGGCCCCATTAGGGTCCCTTTGTTACGTCAAAAGAATGTATGATTTTTAGAGAAACAGATCCATATACCTTCATCAACTTCGTCGATCCCAATAATATTCTAGTGCACTTAAAGCGACGGGATATTGTGGTCACATTGCTTTCTCAAAACATCATGATGCTGGTCAATTACAAATCAATTCAAGTGGGTCCTTCACAATCTTTTTAAAGATTTTTGGCCTTAATTGGTTTGCTTTAAATTTTCTACCCAATAATTAAAAGCATGAAAAAGATGTTGCAACTCTCAAACCCCCTGGGACAATCTGAATCCGCGCAAAACACAGAAACCAACCAAATTGTTAGTTGATTCAACTTTTCATCTTTCAAAGCAGCAAATTGGAGAAAGAAAATTCGAACAAAAAGCCTCAGTTGGGTTAAACGATAAACTACAAGTCCTTTTCCTTAGTTGATTGTAGTCGAAATTTTTATCTTTGTCAAAAAGAATGATCGTGGCATCAGTCCAAAAACTTTAATCTCGAACCGAtgcaaaatattgtacaaagATTTGGATAAGATATGACTGATTTCAGAGCCCACCAAGAGGGTTACTAAGTTAATTATTGGTTAGATTATAGTAATTTGGGTCAATGAAAGTCTTCAAACAAAGCTACGAAAGTGCTTCCATGTCTATGTGGAAGAGCAGAGCAAATATTAGGCCTGGCTGTAGAACAATATTCTAACCAAACAATTTTAGAAAAGTTGGATTTGCCCACAAGTTTAATTGAGAAATTGCCTAACAAAGCCAAAAGCAGATATAATTGAACAACCactcaataatttaggcaagaagCACTTGACAACTAGAAGGAGAAAAACCCCTAAAAGCACTTGGAGCTGGCAGGAGCTGCCACTCAACTTTTAGCTCTGCTTCACACTCGGACAGCCTTCCTACGCCCACGTTCAACCCACATGCCACCACATATATGTTCCCTTCCACCCCGCTCGCAGCAAAGGGGCGTCTCAGTGCCTCACATGGGAACCTGTCCCCACCCACGTACCGCCACGTGTCCTTATCAGGGTCGTACGCCTTCATCGGACAGTCCCCGTACTCCGATATCACCAACAGCCTGCCACCCACGACCACGCTCACGCCCGTCCACCCGTCCCTCATTCCCGGCCTCATCTCTTGCCACGTGTTCTCGTCAGGGTCGTAGACCACGCCACGTGGCGAGTACATAAACGGCCACGTCCACCCCTCGGTCACGTACATCTTGTTGCCCACCACATTGGAATCATACTTGGCCAGTCCACCTGGCAGAGGGGCATATACCTCCCACGTGTCTTTTTTAGGGTCGTAACAGTCCACGGCCGTGATCGAGCTGCCATAGTGATCCTTGCCGCCTCCGACGGCCAAGATCTTTCCGTTGATATTTCCAGCGTCGAAAAATGACCGTGGGGTCCGCATTGGAGCGGCTGTCGACCATTGATTTGTAGATGTTCGATACACAAAGGTTGTTTCCATAGAACATTCTGTGTCCGACCGCACGCCGCCCGCTACAACAAGCGTCCCCTCACGTGGTAGGGCAGCGCATGCAAACCCCGGCGGGCAAGCGGCCTTGGGACACGGCATGGGAGGCAAAACAAACCAACGGCCAGATCGTGGGTCCAGGGCTTGCCACTGGATCATGGCCGTTGATTTGTTGAAGGCCAAAACGAAAAGATAAGGCAGAGGCAAAGACAAAGACTTCTTGTGAAGAACAAAGCTAGGGTCTGTAATGGCTCTGTTCCATGAAGCAGAAACCGAACGCACCAAAGCTTGGTACGGATAGGGAAGATAGAGCAGGCAGAGCTCGGCGACCTCGTCCGGCAATCCGGGAATCAACGGCTCAGATTTGTTCATGCTGATTTCTTGGTTAGAACACTGATCAGAACCTGGGTTTGATCCAGATGATGATTTCGGAGCCGCCATTTTCGACATTCGAATACAAACACGTAAAATAAAACTACCCAGATGAAGAAATGatcgaaaattttgagtttcttGAAGAATGCATGGATCGAAAAGTGAGTTGGCAACGTGTTCGACACTTGGTCTAGCTGAAGGATTGTAGTTGCAGAGCATATTCTACATATGAGTATTTATAGTGAGGAAAGAGAGATCATGGAGATCAAATTCAGGAGTGTGATGACGAAGCAAAGATTTTACTTTTGTGGAAGAAATATTGGGTGGTCAAAAGGTGTCTTAATTAAATGGGGATTAAATTTGGTTAAAGAATTTTGGGTTTGTGATTGGGTGGCATTTGTAGTTTTGTGGGTGTGCATCTAGAAACCGGAATATAAGACAGAGACTTGTGCGGGATTAAAGAAATGAGCAACGAATCAAAAGTTTGAGTGGAACCGGATGTAAATAGAATGACCGAAATGATTTTTAATCCGAAAAAGGATAAatacagtgaccaaatcggatTCTAAAGCCAGAAAGAATGAAcaaggatcctctttggatGCTCTTTGTAGAGATCCGAAGATTAATCAATTTtatccgttcattgtatatcgtcaagttagaaatcattttaaatttaaagttGAATATGAATAGTACATAACGAAAACTAATcgtatgatatacgatgaatggacaAAATTGATTGATCATCTGGATTCctacaaagagaatccggagaggatcctttttCGGAAAGAATAGAGGGGAAGTGGTtggttttttaaaataattgaattttggAGGGATTTAAAGAATAAAGAAATGAGGAAGTGGATGTATAAAGacttgttttggttttggggaGGGTAAGTATGGAGTTGGGTTAAGACAGATCCAATTAAGATGCATAGTGGTGCTGCATGATGATTGATTGGAATATAAAAAAAGTAGTGTTATCTACgcatttatttttacatttcacacacgcacatatatatatatatatatatattttttttttttgttatgattgTCGGATCGAATAAGTTGAAAATGATTAacgaacaaaaaattaacaaaaatgtgtaggagataaaaagaaaatgtgAATAGCACTATTTTTGTGGGATATGTATATGTAGGTGGGaagatgaagttgatggagCGGCTAATAATCCCATTACTTTAATGAGTATGGCTATAATAATCGTTGTAGGGCCTCCTCTTTATGGTTTGATTAGATACCCTAATGTTGTGATAATTTTGCTTAGCGTACACGTATCTTATGAAAAATGTTCTCTTATCACATTCTTGCAACCTGTAATTTCAATCAGTGTTATTGATCACTTCTATAAAATGTCGAATCATAATTTAATAACATAATAAACTTTCCGGTCTTTCGAGATGCAAGAAGCGCTTTTGCTTCTACAAAACACGTGAATGACGGCGCCGCCTATCTTTTCCTGCTTAGATACGACtcatttgaaaatatttttaaaataactgaaagcgctttaaatataattattttttaaaccaatccttagttaaaatgtaagtgaatcttgaaaaaacacttaaagtgctcaTAACTGTTGCTTTTGGaatcgaattttttttttctctaaaatatttttcagtcattttaaaaacatttccaaaTGAATTTATTCATTTTAAGTTGATGATGTCGCATATGCAATTAGGTTGTTGCCGTATGAGATAAAACACTAGCAGCAATACATTAAAAAGAGAGGAAATTCAAGTGCCCGCAAGGGTAAAGTCGCTCTATATGTATTTTTAATCTTTATTGCCGCGTGAATCAGAGTTTGGTTTTGGTTGCTTTTACTGCGTGCAATCATTTGAGAGCACACGTTTGCAAGCAGCTTCAAGTGCACAAAGAACTATTTTCGATCCAGAAAAATCAGTGTTATTGCCTAGTGTTTCTAAAAGGTAATATTTAGTGTTTGATCACTGTTTTTTCATGCGCTTTAGGACTGGTTTgagaccctttttttttaaaaaaaaaaaaagcagtttattttataatttttatgtctACGGTGTTGGTAAACTAGAAACAAATACGTTTCCTCCTTCCAGATCCTCGAAATAAACAAATACGTTTGAGGCGGTGGAGGTCAAAAATGGAAGAGGGGAAAACACTGGAGAAGTTGTCGTCGTTTAAGGAGAGGGATTTGAGGTTGAGGTAGTCGGAGAGGTCGGAAATTTGGCCCCAGAGGGAGTTTCTTTTAAAGCAGAGGACTCAGAGCTGGTCGAGCTGGTTCAAGATCTTAGTTGACAACAATACTAAACTAGCCATTAATTAGACATTGGTTATGAAAATTGGCCTTGTGAATCTCGTACTTggttaattttcaaaaaatcatttcatttcatacACTTCTGCATGATCGCGTTAGAATCTTGCAAAGTTCAAGAAAAATGTGATTGACAATCGCGTTAGTATCGTGCCACTTCTACTCGAATGCTGAAGAGAGATCGAGTAGCAAAGTGCGGAGACAAAATTGCCTACTAGTATGTGTgtctagttgatgagttt encodes the following:
- the LOC137718634 gene encoding uncharacterized protein produces the protein MACLLAPLRPTSLSLSFPRIRFGAKPPSNAAPAPIRLIRNSMSQPAAEANPDIPKSDTPDVLVQYVVLRRDLIDTWPTGSVVTQGCHASVSAIWSHKDDPITLQYCSPENIDSMHKVTLEVKGEPQIVNLSEKLKSGGIAHKLWIEQPENFPTCLATKPYPKSMVSAYFKKLKLCK
- the LOC137718616 gene encoding F-box protein AFR-like, coding for MLCNYNPSARPSVEHVANSLFDPCILQETQNFRSFLHLGSFILRVCIRMSKMAAPKSSSGSNPGSDQCSNQEISMNKSEPLIPGLPDEVAELCLLYLPYPYQALVRSVSASWNRAITDPSFVLHKKSLSLPLPYLFVLAFNKSTAMIQWQALDPRSGRWFVLPPMPCPKAACPPGFACAALPREGTLVVAGGVRSDTECSMETTFVYRTSTNQWSTAAPMRTPRSFFDAGNINGKILAVGGGKDHYGSSITAVDCYDPKKDTWEVYAPLPGGLAKYDSNVVGNKMYVTEGWTWPFMYSPRGVVYDPDENTWQEMRPGMRDGWTGVSVVVGGRLLVISEYGDCPMKAYDPDKDTWRYVGGDRFPCEALRRPFAASGVEGNIYVVACGLNVGVGRLSECEAELKVEWQLLPAPSAFRGFSPSSCQVLLA